A segment of the Rickettsia bellii RML369-C genome:
CTAAGACTGTTTTCGAAATTATGTTTGAAACCGGTAAAGCAGCTGATAAAATTGTAGAAGAACAAGGCTTAGTACAAGTTTCAGACTCTAATGTGCTAAATACTGTAATTGATGAAGTAATCAGAGAAAACCCTGATTCGGTTGAAGGATATAAAGGCGGTAAGGATAAATTATTCGGCTTTTTTGTTGGTCAAGTGATGAAAAAAACCGGTGGTAAGGCAAACCCTGGGCTTGTGAATCAGCTTTTAAAGGAGAAGCTTGGTTCATAGTTATCCTTTGTCATCCTAGCTAACTTGATCGCGGGATCTCAGTATACAGTCTGGAACACAAGATCCCGCGATCAAGTTGCGGGATGACATACAATAAAAACTATTCAAATTTAAAATATTACTTTTTATGAAGTTTCTTAAAGTACTTTTATTATCTTTATTATTAATTTCTTGTGAAAAAAAAGAGCAAGAAGCAACTTTAATCGTTGGAACTTCAGCAGACAATCCACCCTATGAATTTATTCAAAATGGTGAAATTGTTGGGATTGATATAGATATTATCAACGCAATAGGCGAGCGTTTAAATAAAAGAGTCATCATAAAAAACTTTGACTTTAATGGCTTACTTGCAGCTTTGGTAAGCGAAAATATCGATATTGCAGTTGCAGAACTTTCAGTAACACCAGAACGTGCGGAATATATTAGTTTTTCCGATAATTATGCTACAGCAAAATTTGCTGTATTATACAGGTTAGAGGACAATGTACAAAGTATTGGTGATTTAGATAACAAAATAATCGGTGTGCAATTAGGTAGTGTATTAGAAAAAAAAGCTGAAGAGCTTTCTAAAACAATGAATATTAAAGTTCATTCCTTAGCAAATAGTTTAATGTTAGTTGAAGAATTAAAAGCTAAAGTCGTAGATGTTATTATTTCTGAAGAGTTTCAAAATAAAAAGTTACAAGAAGCAAATCCGAATTTAGCAAGCTATACTTTAGAGGAATTTTCTTCAGAATTTGCTTTAGGCTTGTCTAAAAATTCAGGATTAATTAAAGAAATTAATGAAGCAATAGATTCATTGAAAAAAGATGGTACTATCAATAAAATTATGAAGAAATGGCTGGGACAGTAACAGAAAATCAATTTAAAGATGCT
Coding sequences within it:
- a CDS encoding ABC transporter substrate-binding protein, which encodes MKFLKVLLLSLLLISCEKKEQEATLIVGTSADNPPYEFIQNGEIVGIDIDIINAIGERLNKRVIIKNFDFNGLLAALVSENIDIAVAELSVTPERAEYISFSDNYATAKFAVLYRLEDNVQSIGDLDNKIIGVQLGSVLEKKAEELSKTMNIKVHSLANSLMLVEELKAKVVDVIISEEFQNKKLQEANPNLASYTLEEFSSEFALGLSKNSGLIKEINEAIDSLKKDGTINKIMKKWLGQ